The DNA segment AGAGCGTCAGTAAGCTGGTATTCGCCCCCGTGTCCTGGCTCAAGCTTCTCTAAATAATCAAAAATTTCGGGCGTCAGCACATAACGACCTACAATAGCCAATCTTGAGGGAGCATCCTCTGGCTCTGGTTTTTCAAAAACCTGTCTCACCCGAAATAAGTCCGGAGCAAATTCTTCTGCTTGAATTATACCGTATTTTGAAACCTTTTCTTTTGGCACTTCAACCACACCAACTACAGGCATGTGTTCATTCCGAGCCACATCGACCAATTGCTGGATTGCCGGCTCCTGGCTAAACATTAAATCGTCCCCGACCATTACTGCAAAGGGCTCCTGCTTAACCACTTCCCTGGCGCAAAGGACAGCATGGCCCAGACCTAGTTGTTCTTTCTGACGCACAGAAATGATATTGACCATCTCGGCTACTTCCTGCACCTGCCTCAAGAGGTCATATTTTCCGGCCCGCTTTAAAACAGCCTCCAAGGACAGGTTGCGATCAAAATGATCTTCTAACACCCTCTTATACTGGTTGCTGACAAAAACCACGTCAGTTAAACCAGCGTGCATAGCCTCTTCGACAACATATTGCACTGCTGGTTTTCTATACACCGGCAACATTTCTTTCGGAAGATTTTTAGTCGCAGGCAAAGACCTTGTTCCCCAACCAGCAACTGGAATAACTACCTTGGTCACTTCCATAACTTCTCCTTTATATGATTTGTTGGGTGGATGGGTGGATAAGTTAATGAGTAAATAAGCTGATAAGTTATTAACTTCATGAAAAACTTTAGCCTTTAGCCATATATTTTAAGAATCCCGTTATCGTTCTACCCATCACCCCATTAACCCATCTTCCACAGCCTGAGCCAAATCCTGAGCAATGCTTTCTACCAGTTCCTCATTTTCACCTTCTACCATGACCCTGGCTACCGGTTCAGTGCCTGAATAGCGCAATAGAACTCTGCCCCTTCCTTTAAGTTTATCTTTCGCATCTTTTACGGCCAACTGGATACTGGGCACCTGTTCAAAAGGCACTTTGCGCTCAACATGCACATTAATCAGTCTTTGAGGAAAAGGAGTCAACAAACCTGCCAACTCAGACAGGGGTTTCCCCTTTTGAGCCATAATTTTTAATAACTGTAACGCAGCCAGGATGCCATCTCCTGTGGTACTGTAATTGAGAAAAATTAAATGTCCTGACTGCTCACCACCTAAGATAGCCCCTTTCTCCCGCATCGCCTCAACTACATAGCGGTCACCTACCTTGGTACGCAAAAGTTTTCCACCTTTTTCCTGCATAAAAATCTCGAGAGCCATGTTGCTCATCACTGTAGTCACAAGGAGTCTCCCCGGAAGCTGATCATGTTCCATGAGTTCCTGGGCACAAATGGCCATTATCTGGTCCCCATCTAAAACTCTCCCCTGCTCGTCTACAACTATTAACCTGTCTCCATCTCCATCTAAGGCCAGACCGATATCCGCACCGTGATCGCGCACCAGACTGGCTGCCACTTCTGGATATAATGAACCGCATTTCTTGTTGATGTTTAACCCGTCAGGAGAAACGCCAACCTTGATCACTTTGGCTCCTAACTCTTCAAAAATAAGAGGCGCTACCCGGTAAGTGGCTCCATTAGCACAATCAAGAACAATTTTAAGTCCATCCAATGTGAGATCGGCCGGAAAACTATTTTTTAAATAAACAATATATCGCCCTGGACTGTCCTGGATTTTAAAGGCACGGCCCATCATCTCCGGCTGAGGATGTTTCCAATCCATATCAGGCGAAAGGACCATCTCTGAAATCTCGTCTTCTACACTGTCCGGAAGTTTAAACCCGGAACGATCAAAAAATTTAATCCCATTGTCCATGAAAGGATTATGCGAGGCCGAAATCACAACCCCTAAGTCCGCACGCATATTTCTGGTCAAAAAAGAAATAGCAGGTGTAGGCATCGGCCCGACCAAGTAAACATCCATTCCAGAAGCACAGAAACCAGAAGTAAGAGCACTTTCAAAAACATATCCTGAAAGACGGGTATCTTTGCCAATCAATACACGATGTTTTTTATGTCCGTTACGAAAATATTGGCCTGCTGCCAGGCCCAAACGAAGCACTATCTCCGGCAACATTGGGAAAATATTGGCCTGTCCTCGTAAACCATCAGTGCCAAAGAGCCTGTTTCCCATCATTTCCTCCATTTATTGTAAGTAGTAAACAGTGAGACGTGGGAAGTGAATAATGAAACCACCATTTTCATCAATAACAACGAATTTTACCAAATTTCTCATCTTCTTATCTTCCCATCTTCCTTCTTCTCTCCTCTGATCTGAACAGCGACTTTCTCTGGTCGCTTCTGAAGTAACTTAGTATCAGGCGGTAATAATACCTGATAATCTAAATCATAGTTGCCTGGTTGCATATTCTTTTTTACTTCTAACCGAACACGAATCTTATCCCGCCAGCCCTCTTCTTTCAAGCGGTACAAAGGTATAGCCAATTTTAAACGCACAAATTCTTGATCAGAGACAACTGTTATGCCTCGTGGTTTCTTAAACACGATAGGTCTGCGTACCCAAAGCTCCTTGGTCTTTGGGACAAATTTAAACTCCACCTGTACTTCACCAACGTCTGCCTCAATCTCTGGCAAAAGGTCCAAACCGATTTTTCCTACCCACGTTAGTGGCACGCGCTCTTTAATTTCAACAACTTTGGTCTTAATATCCTTAATCTTTTCAACCAGAGTACTTGGCCCTTTAATAGTAATAGATTCCGGCTGTGACCGAACGCTTATGAGCTCGAAATACCTGCTAATTTGACTCTGCCATTTCACTGTAACCGGAACCTCTTTGATAACCAACTCATCCACCATTAACTCGAGCCTGGAAGGAATCACCTCTACGACCTCCAACGGCCTGGGGAAGGCAATGTTCTTGGGATTTAAGACCAAAACATTGCTTCCTTTACGCACATTGGATAAATCCAGGGTGTAACTAATTTTTTTCTCTTCCACTCTTTCCAGAAGGGCTTTTGTCCCTCTGATACGTACCTGGATTTTATTCAACATACCCTTGGTAATTAGATAATTAGGAGGCAAATTAATAATTTCCAGAGGGACGTCCACCCAGATCTCTACCTTTTCTCGACCACTGACCAGATACCAGGCAAAAAAGGCCAGGGCCAGGGCCAAAAATCTATACTGCCAGTTATTGATAAAACTTCTTATTTTTCCCATGCTGCTGCCAGTACCCTGCGCAAACGAATTTCATCCAGACTAGAAGTAAGCTTACCTCCAATGGCCACAGAAATGCTCCCCCTTTCCTCGGAGATGACAACGGCAATTGCATCACTATCTTCGGTTATACCCATTGCAGCTCTATGCCTGGTCCCCCAATCAGATCTATGCGTTACACCAACAGCCAGAGGTAAAATACACGCAGCTGCTTCAATGGTATTGCCTCT comes from the Desulfovulcanus ferrireducens genome and includes:
- the galU gene encoding UTP--glucose-1-phosphate uridylyltransferase GalU produces the protein MEVTKVVIPVAGWGTRSLPATKNLPKEMLPVYRKPAVQYVVEEAMHAGLTDVVFVSNQYKRVLEDHFDRNLSLEAVLKRAGKYDLLRQVQEVAEMVNIISVRQKEQLGLGHAVLCAREVVKQEPFAVMVGDDLMFSQEPAIQQLVDVARNEHMPVVGVVEVPKEKVSKYGIIQAEEFAPDLFRVRQVFEKPEPEDAPSRLAIVGRYVLTPEIFDYLEKLEPGHGGEYQLTDALQALAQNNRLLAVKMVGQRFDIGDWVDYLTANIYFALKDEDLRQDLISSLEELLPCAQR
- the glmM gene encoding phosphoglucosamine mutase, producing the protein MGNRLFGTDGLRGQANIFPMLPEIVLRLGLAAGQYFRNGHKKHRVLIGKDTRLSGYVFESALTSGFCASGMDVYLVGPMPTPAISFLTRNMRADLGVVISASHNPFMDNGIKFFDRSGFKLPDSVEDEISEMVLSPDMDWKHPQPEMMGRAFKIQDSPGRYIVYLKNSFPADLTLDGLKIVLDCANGATYRVAPLIFEELGAKVIKVGVSPDGLNINKKCGSLYPEVAASLVRDHGADIGLALDGDGDRLIVVDEQGRVLDGDQIMAICAQELMEHDQLPGRLLVTTVMSNMALEIFMQEKGGKLLRTKVGDRYVVEAMREKGAILGGEQSGHLIFLNYSTTGDGILAALQLLKIMAQKGKPLSELAGLLTPFPQRLINVHVERKVPFEQVPSIQLAVKDAKDKLKGRGRVLLRYSGTEPVARVMVEGENEELVESIAQDLAQAVEDGLMG
- a CDS encoding CdaR family protein, with the protein product MGKIRSFINNWQYRFLALALAFFAWYLVSGREKVEIWVDVPLEIINLPPNYLITKGMLNKIQVRIRGTKALLERVEEKKISYTLDLSNVRKGSNVLVLNPKNIAFPRPLEVVEVIPSRLELMVDELVIKEVPVTVKWQSQISRYFELISVRSQPESITIKGPSTLVEKIKDIKTKVVEIKERVPLTWVGKIGLDLLPEIEADVGEVQVEFKFVPKTKELWVRRPIVFKKPRGITVVSDQEFVRLKLAIPLYRLKEEGWRDKIRVRLEVKKNMQPGNYDLDYQVLLPPDTKLLQKRPEKVAVQIRGEKKEDGKIRR